One Acetobacter oryzoeni genomic window, CATGCTGAATATCGAACAAACGATAATCCCGCGTTGTCAGGCGGCGTGCTTCCTTGTGCCAGATTTCTGTGCCCGGATACGGCGTGGTGACAGAAATGTTCACGATATCCGGGATTTCCAGACACCACTGGCGCACCGTTTCAAAGCGCTTCCGATCCCATGAAGGATCAGCAATGATGTTAATGGCAACAATCAAGCCCAGAGAACGTGCGTATTCCAACGCTTCAAAGTTTTTATCCAGAGAAACGCGCTTACGGAACTGCTTCAGGCCTTCTTCATCCACAGCTTCCATGCCGATGAAGATGTAGGAAAGCCCGATTTCACTCCAGACCTTAAACACTTCCTTGTTGCGCAGCAGCACGTCTGCACGCGTTTCAAGGTAGTATTCCTTTTTAATGCCACGCTTCTTGATTTCGTTGGCAATGGCCATGCCGTGCTCTTCATGCACGAAGGCCACATCATCCACGATAAAGATGCCGGGTTCCTTAATTTCCTCCAGCTCATCCGCAATCACCTGCGGGCTGGCTGTGCGGTAGGAACGGCCATAGAATGTCCAAGCAGAACAGAATGTACAATCCCACGGGCAGCCACGTGCAAATTCGATAGAGGCTGCCGGGTCCAGCGTGCCAATAAAGTATTTGTTGCGATGGCGCAGAAGATCACGCGCCGGGCGCACCTGATCCAGAGATTCTACAAAAATAGGCGGCGGACCTTCACCATCCTTGGTGATAACGCCGGGCACTTCCAAGATATCTTTGCCATTCTGCACGGCATCCAGCAGCAGCCCAACCGTGGCGTCGCCTTCACCTTTCAGAATGCAGTTGATGGTACCTTCAGAAAGTTCCAGCACATCCTTTGCAATAAAGGATACGGAATGCCCGCCTACAAACTGGAAGATATTGGGGTTGCGGTAGCGGGTTTCGCGGCACAGATCCAGAATTTCTGGCACGTTTGCCAGATAGTTGCCGGAGTAACACACCACATCGGGCTGAAACTCATCCAGCATTTTCCAGTAATCTTCATGCGTTTCAGCCTGAAGATCCAAAAGCTGTACATCATGCCCCGCACTGCGGGCCGCACCAGCCACCAGCTCCAGGCCAAGAGGCTCCAGACGGAGAAAGACCCGCGTGTACATCAGGGCGCTGGGGTGAACCGCCAGAACTTTCATGTCATTCCTTTTCGCTCGCAAAGCCAACAGCGCGCGGAGGCTTCCTCAACACGCAGCCGGAAAAATTCTTTGGATGCTTACATATTAGAGGAATGCTTATAGAGCAAATGTTAGGCGTGACCCCATCTTTGCAGCCACACCTCCCATGCAAAAGGTGCTTACCTCTTGCATACTGCGCCCAATAAGCCGGCCGCAGCAATATATATTTATATAGCTCTGGCTGGCAGCCTAGGCACCAGCCAGAGTAAATCCGAAAAAACGGATCAGGGCAGGATTTCGGTTTCCGCAAAGAAGAAGCGGATTTCGTTCGCTGCGTTTTCTGCGCTGTCGGAACCATGCACGGAGTTTGCTTCAATGCTTTCAGCAAACTGAGCGCGGATGGTGTTGGGTTCAGCCTTTTTGGGGTCTGTTGCGCCCATCACTTCACGGTTTTTGGCAACTGCGTTGTCACCTTCCAGAACCTGCACCACAACCGGGCCGGAGATCATGAAGGACACCAGATCGTTATAGAACGGGCGTTCTTTGTGCACTTCGTAAAATGCGCCAGCCTGAGCCGGAGAGAGCTGAATGCGCTTCTGGGCAACAATGCGCAGACCTGCATCTTCAAACACGGCATTGATCTTGCCGGTCAGGTTGCGACGGGTTGCGTCTGGCTTGATAATGGATAGCGTACGTTCTTTAGCCATTGGGTTTCTCCTGTTTTCTGGCATACCAGCACCATAAGGGTGGCAGCCGTAGCGCACCATCTAGAGCATATCGGCGCGGGCTGGTAGGTACCATGCCGGATGTAATGCACGATTCATAAAGAAACGAGAGTTGCGTTGAGCCTTCTTGTCATATCCGATCTTACCCTGCGTATGGCAGGCCGCACCCTTCTGGACCAGGCTAACCTGTCTATAGAACCCGGGCGCAAGGTGGGCCTTATCGGGCGCAATGGGGCCGGAAAATCCACCCTATTGGCCGCAATTGCGGGCGATATTTCCCCAGATGGTGGTGAAATTCGCCTGTCCGCCCGCGCCCGTATGGCACGCGTAAAGCAGGAAGCCCCGGCAGATGGCGCATCGCTTCTGGATACCGTGCTGGCCGGTGATACCGAACGCAGCACCCTTCTGGCAGAAGCCGAAACAGCAACCGACCCCGTACGTATTACGGAAATACATGAGCGCCTACGCGCCATACGTGCAGATAGCGCACCAGCACGCGCGGCCTCTGTTCTCGCTGGGTTAGGGTTTAATGCGGCCGCACAGGCTCGCCCTGTTTCAGACTTTTCCGGCGGTTGGCGCATGCGTGTTTCCCTCGCTACAGCCCTGTTTCTTGAACCAGATTTGCTGCTGCTGGACGAGCCCACCAACCATTTGGACTTGGAAGCCACCCTTTGGCTGGAAGATTGGCTACGCCGATTCGCTGGAGCTGCACTGATTGTCAGCCATGATAGGGGGCTGCTGGATTCCTGCGTGGATGCCATTGCGCATCTGGACCACGGCAAGCTCAGCCTAACGCCGGGTGGATACGAAAATTTTGTGCGCATTCGTACCGAGCAAGCCTTACAGCAGGCCCGGCAGGTTGAAAAAATTGCGGCCCAGCGGGCTCATATGCAGTCCTTTGTGGATAGATTTCGAGCCAAGGCCACCAAAGCCAAGCAGGCACAGGCCCGCCTGAAAGCTTTGGAAAAACTGCCCGTTATCGAATCCGTAGTGGAAGAAACGCCCGCGCACTTTTCATTCCCCGAACCCGAGCAGCTTCCCCCTCCCATTCTGACCATGAACCGTGCCAGCGTGGGGTATGATGGCAAACCTGTGCTCAGCAATCTTTCCCTCCGGCTGGATATGGATGATCGCATTGCCCTGCTTGGCGCCAACGGCAACGGTAAATCCACCTTTGCCAAGCTTCTTGCTGGCAGGCTGGAACCACTATCTGGCACGGTAGAGCGAAACCCACGGCTTAAAATTGGGTATTTTGCCCAGCATCAAGCAGAAGAACTGCGCCTGAACGAAACACCTATAGACCACATGGCGCGTGCCCTACCCAAAGCCACACCTCCGGTTGTGCGTGCCCAGTTGGCACGCTTTGGGCTGGATGCAGAACGCGCTGAAACAGCGGTAAAAGACCTTTCGGGCGGAGAAAAAGCACGCCTGCTGCTGGCTTTGGCAACGCGAGATGCCCCACAACTTCTGCTGTTGGACGAACCCACCAACCATCTAGATCTAGATGCGCGCGATGCGCTTATTCGTGCACTGGCAGATTATGAAGGTGCTGTGGTTCTGATCAGCCATGATCCACATCTGGTTGAGCTTGTGGCGGATCGGCTATGGTTGGTAGGCGATGGCAAGATCACTCCGTTTGAAGGTGATATGGCGGAATACCGCGCGTGGTTGATTGAACACAACCGCGCAGCAAACCGCCCCAAACAGGACACTACGGCCCAGCCAAGCCGCAAGGATGACAGGCGTGAGCGCGCAGAAGCCCGCAAGGCCCTAGCCCCTTTGCGCAAGGTTATCAAAGACGCCGAAGCACGCCTTGCCAAACTGGCGCAGGAACAGCAGAAAATTGAAGCCAGCCTGGCTGATCCCGCTTTGTATAGCGAAGGAAAAACGCAGGACCTCACGCGCCTGAACACACGCCTTGCTGCCCTTAAAAAAGAACAGGAAGAAGTGGAAGAACGCTGGCTGGCCGCCGAAGCTGAAATGGAAGAAGCCGCCAACGAGGCCTGACCTCCAAACTGGCGTGAGGCATTTTTGCCAATGCGCCAGTTTTTTGTGTCTGACTTTTCAGAATTTTCTTCTCAGATCATGAGACACATGGATAAGAATACATCTCAAACGCAGTAGCACTGCCTCTTTGTCTTACCCTTCCAAACATTCCAGCCTCAAACAGCATTCCGAAAGACATTTGCGCATGCCTTCAGATACCCATTCTCCTGCCACTCCCCTTGCTGGCGGGCCGTATGAAGGCAAGCCGCATTCGGCAGATTGGCTACAATCCATTTCCAGAATCCTGCGCATGACCTTCAGCGGCGCTGTTATTGCGCTGGTTGTTTGGTTGATGGGCGATGTGCTGATGGTGGTGTTTGCATCAGTGCTTTGTGCTGTCGTGCTGCATGGGCTGTCTAAAATTCTGGTGCGCCACCTTCGGCTGCCATATGGGTGGGCGCTTAGTGCTGTTATCTGCGGATTAATTGGCAGTGCTGTCTTTTTGGTCTGGAACAGCGGGCCAGCCATGATCAGTGAAGCCCTGCGCCTGCAAGATGCCTTGCGCCAGCAGGAAACGGCACTGCGCAGCACCCTGCAAAGCACGCCCACGGGCCAAATGATCCTGAACTATCTCCCTGCCTCTTTAGGTGGCCATCAGGCTGGCGGGGGAGATACCAGCAGCCTTGCTTCTCTTGGTTCCCGCATTGCCGGGTCCATGACAGGCATTCTGGGGTCTGCTTTTGGGGCTATTGGCACATTGCTGGTCGTGCTGATTGCCGGGTTGTATTTTGCAATGTCTCCGGCTGTTTACGCCAATGGCTTTTTGCGGTTGGTGCCTGTTTCCAAACGCCCCAAAGTGCGCGATCTCCTACTTAGAGCCGGGCAGACACTTTGGGCATGGGTTGCCGGGCAATCTTTAGACATGCTGGTGGTTGGCACGCTTTCTGGCCTTGGCCTGTGGTTTATTGGCGTGCCTTTGGCGCTGGCGCTGGGTGTGCTTGCCGGGCTGTGTAATTTTATCCCGTATATTGGCGCCATTATGGGGGCTGTTCCTGCGTTACTGCTGGCTCTTTCTCTGGGCACGCGGGAAACCATTATGGTGGCTGTGCTTTATAGCGTGATCCAGTTTTTAGAAGGTAATGTGCTGGCCCCGGTTATTCAGCGCCACGCCGTGCAAATGCCCCCTGCCCTTACAGTGCTATCACAGACCCTCTTTGGCGCCATCTTGGGGTTTCCGGGCCTGATTTTTGCCTCTCCACTTACGGCTGTATTGATGGCAACGCTGGATGGCCTCACCCCCAAGTTAGACGAAAAAGATCAGATTTAAACGCGGGCAGTGACATGATTGTATAATTATCGTAAGGTTTTGGTAATACGCTCTGGATAATGTAAGGTCTGGATCATGCGCGTTCTTCTTGTTGAAGACGATCAAACAGTTCGCAATTTTGTTGCCAAAGGCCTTGCAGAAGCCGGACACCTGGTTGAGCAGGCTGAAGATGGCAAAAGCGGCTTATCTCTGGCTGCTAGCGAAAAGTTTGATGTCATTATTTTAGATCGCATGCTGCCGGGTGGTGTAGAGGGCCTTCACATCCTGCAAACATTGCGAAATCAAAACAACACAACCCCCGTGCTGCTTCTTTCCGCTTTAGCAGATGTAGATGAAAAAGTGGCCGGCCTGAAAGCCGGTGGGGATGATTATGTTACAAAGCCTTTTTCATTTTCTGAACTTCAGGCCCGTCTGGAAGCACTGGTCCGCCGCAACAGAAACGAGGCCCAACCCCAGACGCGCCTTATAATTGGAGATCTGGAAATAGATCTGCTCTCGCGCAATGTAAGGCGCGCTGGGCAGAAAATTGACTTGCAGCCGCGTGAATTCCGCCTCTTGGAATTTTTGATGCGTCATGCCGGTCAGGTTGTTACGCGTACTATGCTGCTTGAAGGGGTGTGGGATTACCATTTTGACCCCCAGACAAACGTGATCGACGTACATATTTCGCGTCTGCGCCAGAAAATAGATAAACCCTTTCAGCGCGCCCTTGTGCATACCATCCGCAATGCTGGGTATATGCTGCAAGAATGAATTAAGTGGCACCAAAGGATTAAAGGGAGAAATCCTTTTACCACGGTTTGATTGGATCAGCCGGAACTTGAGGCTTTAATCTCTACAAGCTGGGTAGGAATGATCCGCAAAATGGTCCATCGCATTCTTCATTTCCTCCACCAGACCACCAACGCAATTATGCACGGTGATCTTTCTCAGCGTATTCCACTGACTGGAAATGAAGATAAAAGCGATGAGGTTGCCACCGCCATAAATGCCATGCTGGATGGTATCAGCCAGCAAATGGATGGCATAAGGCAAACTTCCAACGCCATCGCGCATGATCTGCGTGCACCCATTGCGCGCGCGCGCGCTGAACTGGAAGATGCCGTTGCACACGCACATACTGAGGTGGCACTACGCACAACCATTGACCACGCTATTGCGCATCTTGATCATGTTACCAGCATTTGTGATGCCTTATTACGTATCGCGCAGATAGAAACTGGAAGCCGCCATTCTGCTTTTACATGGTTTGATCTGATACCAGCCCTACAGGACATTCTGGAACTTTACGCTGCCGTTGCAGAAGACCGGGAGATAACAATTAAGACCAATTTTCCCGAAAAACTTCCATTTTATGGTGATCGCGCCATGCTTCAGCAGGCTATGGCCAATATGCTGGACAATGCCATTAAATTTTCCCCTGCCCAAAGCCTCATTACTTGCTCTGCACAGGTTCTTTCACCAAAACGCCATTCAAAAAATGGTGGCACCATACAGCTTAGCATAGCAGATCGCGGTCTCGGCATGACACCGGAAGACATGGCACATGCCACAAAACGTTTCTTTCGGGCAGAACAGTCACGCCATATTGCTGGCTCGGGCCTTGGGCTTTCTGTTGTGCAGGCTATTGTGCAACTGCATGATGGCCAACTCCATCTAGCCGATAACAATCCGGGCTTGATCGTACGTATTGATATGCCCTTACCCCGCACAGAAAGTGACAACGTAACGGAAATAAACCGTTAATCTACGTTTTCGACACAACTTTTTCTTTGCGGCAGATATATACCCCTCTGCCTTGAACTTGCCTCACTGATGGATTGTTATCTTAACAGCAAGCATTCACCCGTTGTGGCAGCCTGCGTTATTTTATCAGGCTACTGATCTTAAAAGGAAACATATCCTGATGCGTTTTTATTCTCGTTCCATTCTGAGCCTGCTTTCCGCAAGCTCCTGCGCATTCATGGCACTGCTCCCTGCAGCTCATGCAGAAGATACAAACACCTTTACCAAGCTTGAACTCTCTGCTTCTGGCACAACAGATGCAGCGCCAGACCAGCTGACTGCTACATTCCGGGCAGAAGCACGCAATAAAAATGCGGCAACTGCTCAGCAGGCTGTCAATGCACTGGTGCAGAAAATTACTGAACAGACAGGCAAAAATGATGCCGTGCAGTTAGCGGTAACTGGATACGATGTTTCTGAAACACGCCCAGACAAAGACCCCGCTTTTTGGACAGCCACCCAAAGGTTGAGCCTAAAAGCCCAGAATGGCAACGCACTCCTCCCCTTAGCCGGGCAGTTGCAAGCGAATGGCCTTATTCTGGAAAGTCTGGATTGGTCTATTTCTGATGATAAACGAGACGCCTTGCTTCTGGATGCTGAAAAGAACGCTATTGCCGAGCTTAAAAAGCAGGCAGATACGGTAGCATCATCTCTGGGCTTGCATGTCGTGCGTTTTTCAAACGTAACCATGTCTGAAAACCCAATCATGCGCCCCATGCCTATGATGATGTCTATGGCTCGCAGCGCAGATGCCCCGGCAGCCCCATCCAGCACAGCACAAACCCAGCACGTTCGCGCAAACGCGCACGCAACTATCCTGCTTGGTCCGTAAAACAGAAAACCCCTGCCTCCTTAATAAGGAGGCAGGGGTTTTTCCGGAAATCAGACTGAAAGCACGGTTTAGCGCGGGGCCAGAACCATGATCATCTGGCGGTTTTCAAGGCGTGGCATCTGCTCCACCTTGGCAACCTCATCCATTTCGCCACGAATGCGTTCCAGAACCTTAATACCCAGTTCCTGATGCGCCATTTCACGACCACGGAAGCGCAGCGTAACCTTTACCTTATCACCTTCACCAATAAAGGTTTTCACAGCACGCATTTTAACCTGGTAGTCATTTTCGTCGATATTCGGACGAACCTTGACTTCCTTGATTTCAATGACCTTCTGCTTCTTCTTGGCTTCGTTACGCTTTTTCTGCTGTTCGTATTTGAACTTGCCGTAATCAAGAATCTTGGCAACAGGCGGCTCAGCATTCGGGCTTATTTCTAGAAGATCCAACCCAACACTATACGCTTTTGCCAAAGCATCGCGCACGGTCATGATACCGGCCATTTCGCCATTTTCATCAATAAGGCGAACCTGCGGCACACGGATTTCTTCATTCACTCGCGGCCCTTCTCGGCTGGGCGGCGCGGGATACGGTGATCTGGCTATGGTCGGCTCCTGTAGTACATTTCAATAACTTGCAGACACACCTCTTCAGGTGCTTCTGCCTATCGTTAGTATGTGCGCAATTATCCGCGCTTTATCAAGCAGGGCAAGCACAAAAACATCTTCATTGCTGCCCTGCTGTAACAATAAAACTCTGCTTCACCCTTTTTTGCGCAAATCTGGCGGTGTTGCTTCGTTTTTCAGGCGCGTAACAGCCTCATCCAAACTCAGAGTCTCCTGCGCCTGCGTGCCAAGGCGGCGCATGGCAACAGTGCGTTCCTCTGCCTCACGCCGGCCAACCACCAGAATAACCGGAACACGGGCCACACTGTGCTCACGCACCTTGGCGTTGATCTTGTCATTCCGCACATCGGCTTCCACAGCCAACCCGGCTTCACGCAGGGCAGCAGCCACTTCCTCTGCATAAGGTGCGGCATCGCTTACAATAGAAGCCACAACCACCTGCACAGGCGCTAACCAAAGCGGGAAACGCCCTGCGTGCTGTTCGATCAGAATACCAAGGAAGCGTTCGAAAGAACCCAGAATGGCACGATGCAGCATAACGGGGCGATGCCGCCCGGAGTCTTCACCAATGTAGCTGGCATCGAGTCGTTCTGGCAGAACCAGATCAACCTGCAACGTACCGCACTGCCAATCACGCCCAATGGCATCACGCAGCACAAACTCAAGTTTGGGGCCGTAGAATGCACCTTCACCGGGGTTATGTTCGTATTCTACCCCAGCCACGGTGCAGGCTTCTTTCAGGGCATTTTCAGCCTTGTCCCATACCTCATCGCTGCCAGCACGCTGTTCTGGGCGATCAGCAAACTTTACACGCACATGCTCAAAGCCCAGATCCTGATACACATCGTGCAGCATCTTCACGAAACGCACAGTTTC contains:
- the hpnR gene encoding hopanoid C-3 methylase HpnR, with protein sequence MKVLAVHPSALMYTRVFLRLEPLGLELVAGAARSAGHDVQLLDLQAETHEDYWKMLDEFQPDVVCYSGNYLANVPEILDLCRETRYRNPNIFQFVGGHSVSFIAKDVLELSEGTINCILKGEGDATVGLLLDAVQNGKDILEVPGVITKDGEGPPPIFVESLDQVRPARDLLRHRNKYFIGTLDPAASIEFARGCPWDCTFCSAWTFYGRSYRTASPQVIADELEEIKEPGIFIVDDVAFVHEEHGMAIANEIKKRGIKKEYYLETRADVLLRNKEVFKVWSEIGLSYIFIGMEAVDEEGLKQFRKRVSLDKNFEALEYARSLGLIVAINIIADPSWDRKRFETVRQWCLEIPDIVNISVTTPYPGTEIWHKEARRLTTRDYRLFDIQHAVLPTTLPLPEFYEELVKTQQVLNTKHMGWEALKDTAGIAARLLRNGQTNFVKMLWKFNSVFNPKLQLADHQRPARYLMPVQPDAVTKLNKKDLYVHGPGGRKTRALDDATEKFVDTTRMGECAEADAEA
- the ndk gene encoding nucleoside-diphosphate kinase, yielding MAKERTLSIIKPDATRRNLTGKINAVFEDAGLRIVAQKRIQLSPAQAGAFYEVHKERPFYNDLVSFMISGPVVVQVLEGDNAVAKNREVMGATDPKKAEPNTIRAQFAESIEANSVHGSDSAENAANEIRFFFAETEILP
- the abc-f gene encoding ribosomal protection-like ABC-F family protein; protein product: MSLLVISDLTLRMAGRTLLDQANLSIEPGRKVGLIGRNGAGKSTLLAAIAGDISPDGGEIRLSARARMARVKQEAPADGASLLDTVLAGDTERSTLLAEAETATDPVRITEIHERLRAIRADSAPARAASVLAGLGFNAAAQARPVSDFSGGWRMRVSLATALFLEPDLLLLDEPTNHLDLEATLWLEDWLRRFAGAALIVSHDRGLLDSCVDAIAHLDHGKLSLTPGGYENFVRIRTEQALQQARQVEKIAAQRAHMQSFVDRFRAKATKAKQAQARLKALEKLPVIESVVEETPAHFSFPEPEQLPPPILTMNRASVGYDGKPVLSNLSLRLDMDDRIALLGANGNGKSTFAKLLAGRLEPLSGTVERNPRLKIGYFAQHQAEELRLNETPIDHMARALPKATPPVVRAQLARFGLDAERAETAVKDLSGGEKARLLLALATRDAPQLLLLDEPTNHLDLDARDALIRALADYEGAVVLISHDPHLVELVADRLWLVGDGKITPFEGDMAEYRAWLIEHNRAANRPKQDTTAQPSRKDDRRERAEARKALAPLRKVIKDAEARLAKLAQEQQKIEASLADPALYSEGKTQDLTRLNTRLAALKKEQEEVEERWLAAEAEMEEAANEA
- a CDS encoding AI-2E family transporter; protein product: MPSDTHSPATPLAGGPYEGKPHSADWLQSISRILRMTFSGAVIALVVWLMGDVLMVVFASVLCAVVLHGLSKILVRHLRLPYGWALSAVICGLIGSAVFLVWNSGPAMISEALRLQDALRQQETALRSTLQSTPTGQMILNYLPASLGGHQAGGGDTSSLASLGSRIAGSMTGILGSAFGAIGTLLVVLIAGLYFAMSPAVYANGFLRLVPVSKRPKVRDLLLRAGQTLWAWVAGQSLDMLVVGTLSGLGLWFIGVPLALALGVLAGLCNFIPYIGAIMGAVPALLLALSLGTRETIMVAVLYSVIQFLEGNVLAPVIQRHAVQMPPALTVLSQTLFGAILGFPGLIFASPLTAVLMATLDGLTPKLDEKDQI
- a CDS encoding response regulator transcription factor, with product MRVLLVEDDQTVRNFVAKGLAEAGHLVEQAEDGKSGLSLAASEKFDVIILDRMLPGGVEGLHILQTLRNQNNTTPVLLLSALADVDEKVAGLKAGGDDYVTKPFSFSELQARLEALVRRNRNEAQPQTRLIIGDLEIDLLSRNVRRAGQKIDLQPREFRLLEFLMRHAGQVVTRTMLLEGVWDYHFDPQTNVIDVHISRLRQKIDKPFQRALVHTIRNAGYMLQE
- a CDS encoding sensor histidine kinase, which produces MVHRILHFLHQTTNAIMHGDLSQRIPLTGNEDKSDEVATAINAMLDGISQQMDGIRQTSNAIAHDLRAPIARARAELEDAVAHAHTEVALRTTIDHAIAHLDHVTSICDALLRIAQIETGSRHSAFTWFDLIPALQDILELYAAVAEDREITIKTNFPEKLPFYGDRAMLQQAMANMLDNAIKFSPAQSLITCSAQVLSPKRHSKNGGTIQLSIADRGLGMTPEDMAHATKRFFRAEQSRHIAGSGLGLSVVQAIVQLHDGQLHLADNNPGLIVRIDMPLPRTESDNVTEINR
- a CDS encoding SIMPL domain-containing protein (The SIMPL domain is named for its presence in mouse protein SIMPL (signalling molecule that associates with mouse pelle-like kinase). Bacterial member BP26, from Brucella, was shown to assemble into a channel-like structure, while YggE from E. coli has been associated with resistance to oxidative stress.) — encoded protein: MRFYSRSILSLLSASSCAFMALLPAAHAEDTNTFTKLELSASGTTDAAPDQLTATFRAEARNKNAATAQQAVNALVQKITEQTGKNDAVQLAVTGYDVSETRPDKDPAFWTATQRLSLKAQNGNALLPLAGQLQANGLILESLDWSISDDKRDALLLDAEKNAIAELKKQADTVASSLGLHVVRFSNVTMSENPIMRPMPMMMSMARSADAPAAPSSTAQTQHVRANAHATILLGP
- the infC gene encoding translation initiation factor IF-3; amino-acid sequence: MARSPYPAPPSREGPRVNEEIRVPQVRLIDENGEMAGIMTVRDALAKAYSVGLDLLEISPNAEPPVAKILDYGKFKYEQQKKRNEAKKKQKVIEIKEVKVRPNIDENDYQVKMRAVKTFIGEGDKVKVTLRFRGREMAHQELGIKVLERIRGEMDEVAKVEQMPRLENRQMIMVLAPR